Within Amedibacterium intestinale, the genomic segment GCATCTTCATCTGCCATAATTGCACGCATTGTACCGCTGCTTCTTAATTTACGTGTAATAGAACGTGTATCTACTCCATAAATTCCTGGAATATTTTTTAGTTTCAAAAATTCATCTAATGTTAAATCACTACGGAAATTACTTGGCATTTCGCAGCATTCTCTTACTACAAAACCAAAAACCGCAGGATCAAGACTTTCAAAATCATCACGGTTGATACCATAGTTTCCAATCATTGGATATGTCATCATAACGATCTGTCCACAATAAGACAAATCAGACAACACTTCCTGATATCCACTCATTCCTGTATTGAATACCAATTCACCAACCTGATAATTATCGGAACCGAAAGCATACCCTTCATAGACACTTCCATCCTCCAAGATCAGTTTTCTTTTCTTCATATATCCTCCTTGCATATGTATAAGCTGTTTTTCAGATTATTTATTCATCCAAGATTCATCATTTGGATCCTGTTTCCAAGCAAGCAGTTTTTCCATATCGCTTTCCTGGATATAATCCATTTCTTTTGCTACTTCAACTAATACATCATAGTTGCTTAATGTTTTAAAATCACAGTTGATAGATGTAAATAACTGTGTAGATGCAGGTAACAAATAAGTAAAGATAGCAACAACACCTAACACTTCTGCACCAGCTTCACGAAGTGCTTCTACTACACCTTTCACAGAACCACCTGTAGAAATCAAATCTTCTACGATAACAACTTTTGCCCCTTTTGGCAAATTTCCTTCAATTTTATTTCCTTTTCCATGGTCTTTGTTAGAACTTCTAACATATCCCATAGGAAGTTCCATTTTATCCGCAACAAGAGCTGCCCAGGAAATTCCTGCAGTTGCTGTTCCCATTAAGATTTCAGCTTCTGGATATTCTTTTTTGATCAATTCTACAAATCCCTCTACTACTGCTGTTCTTTTTTCTGGGTAAGACAATACTAGACGATTGTCGCAGTAAATTGGTGATTTAATTCCACTAGCCCATGTAAATGGTTCATTAGGACGTAAAGATACCGCTTTGATATCAAGTAAGTTTTTCGCAATTTTCTTTTCTACATTCATCTTATTTTCCCTCCATGATAGCTTCAATTTCATTATATGTTTTATATGGATCTTCACTCTTTGTAATAGAGCGTCCTACAACAATATAGTCACAACCTTCTTCTTTCGCAAATGCAGGTGTTGCGACACGTTTTTGATCATCTTTTGAATCCTCTGCCAAACGAATTCCAGGTGTTACTGTTAAAAAGTCATTTCCACATGCTTCATGAATTCCTTTTGCTTCATGCACAGAGCAAACAACCCCGTCAAGTCCACTTTCTTTTGCCAGTTTTGCATAAGAAATAACGACATCTTTTACATTTCCTGGAATTAACAATTCTTCATTCATAGCTTCCTGAGATGTGCTTGTTAACTGTGTAACTGCGATACACAAAGGACGTTTTCCATTAACTGCACCTTCTTCTAATCCTTCCATAGCTGCTTTCATCATGGCACTACCACCAGCTGCATGAAGATTTACAATATCTACATCTAATTTCGCAAGATTTTTCATACCATTTTTTACTGTGTTAGGAATATCATGTAATTTTAAATCCAAGAAGATTTTATGTCCTCTTGCTTTGATTTCACGAATCATTTCAAAACCAAACGCATACGTTAATTCCATACCTACCTTTACATAAATAGGTTTGTCAAACTTATCTAAAAAATTTAATACATCCTCTTTTTTAGAAAAATCAAGTGCTACAATTGTTCTACTCATTATCGAAAACTCCTTCCCACAGCATCTTTAACACTGTTGTAACCATATTTTTCCAATACTTTTGGTAATTCCTCTATAATTTTAACACAACAATACGGATCTACAAAGTTTTGCATTCCTACTTCTACTGCACTTGCTCCTGCAAGCAAAAATTCCAATACATCTTCCGCACAAGTAATTCCTCCAACACCAATGATAGGAATATTTACAGCCTGTGCTACCTGATAAACCATACGAATTGCAACCGGCTTAATAGCAGGTCCACTTAATCCTCCTGTCACATTGGCAAGAACTGGTTTTCCTGTTCTTAAATCCAAGCGCATCCCCATCATTGTATTGATCATAACGATACCATCTGCTCCAGCTTCTTCTACTGCTTTTGCGATTTCTACAATGTTTGTTACATTTGGAGAAAGCTTAACATAGACAGGTTTTTCTGCCGCTTCTTTACAAATACGTGTTACATGAGCAGCAAGTTTTGGATCCGTACCCAACCCAATACCACCATGTTTAACATTTGGACAGCTGATGTTTAATTCATACGCTTTTACGACTGGTGAATCATTTAAGCGGCGAATGACTTCCACATAGTCTTCCTCTTTTGAACCTGCAATATTTGCCATAATTTCGGTATCAAACTGTGCCAGCCAAGGCAATTCTTTTTCTTTGATAACGTCTACACCTGGATTTGCCAAACCAATCGCATTTAACATTCCCATTGGTGTTTCCGCAACACGAGGAAGTGGATTTCCAAAGCGCTTTTCCAAAGTGGCACTTTTGATTGCGATACCACCTAAAATACTCAAATCATATAATTCTGCATATTCTCTACCAAATCCAAAGCATCCACTTGCAGGAATAATTGGATTCTTCAGGTTTAACCCTGGCAGTTTCACAGAGATATCCATCTTAGTATTCCACCTTTCCAATTGGGAAAACAGGTCCTTCTTTACAAATTCGATGGTACATGTTTTCTTCTTTTTTATCTTTCGCAACACATGCCATACATGCCCCGATTCCACAAGCCATTCTTGCTTCAAAAGACATGTAGCCTCTTGTATATTTTTCCTCTACTGCTTTCAACATTGCTCTAGGGCCACAGCTGCATGTAAAATCTGCTTTTATATCTTTTTCTTTAATGGCATCTATAACCGTTCCTTTTATACCATAGCTTCCATCCATTGTCGCAACACTTACATCGCATCCCAATGCTTTAAATTCTTCTTCATAAAAAACACTGTCTGCATCATTAAATCCAAGTACAACATATACTTTTTTGTTCATCCTGCGATACTGTTTAGCTAATTCATATAAAGGAGGAACACCAACTCCACCACCTATAATTAAGATTTCATCTTCTTCCTCATGAAGTGGATAGCTGCTTCCCAAAGGTCCAAAAACATCTAGATAATGATTGGCATGCATCATTGATAATTTCTTTGTTCCATCTCCTACCACTTTATATACGATAACAAATTTATGATCTTCAACACTGGAAATACTTATTGGTCTTCTTAACATAAACCCATCGATTTTAATATTCACAAACTGTCCAGGTTTCATATCTTTTGCCATATCGGCAGACAATTCCATACGCCATGTATCTTTCGCAATATTCGTATTGCTTAGAATTTTTACACGTTCTTCCTGCATTGTCGTCTTCTTTTCCATCATTATTTTCTCATCCCTTTCTTGGCATCATACACACATTCTCCCATGATGAAGGTTTTTTCAATCCATCCTGTACAGGAAATTCCATCAAATGGTGTATTTTTTCCTTTGGAATAAAATTCTCTTTTATCAATTGTTTTATATGTATCGGTATCTACCAAAATCAAATCTGCATCATATCCGACTTCGATTTTTCCTTTATGTTCCATACGGAAACGTTTTGCAGGTGCTTCACTCATCCAGTGTATCAACTGCTGCATTGTAAACAGCTTTTCTTCTTTTACAAATTTTGTATACAGCAATGGAAATGCTGTTTCTAAAGCAACGATTCCAAAAGGAGAAAGTTCCATACCTCTGCTTTTCTCTTCTTCACTATGTGGTGCATGATCATTGGCAATCATATCAATCGTTCCATCCAGCAACCCCTGAATCAGAGACTGTCGATCTTCTTCACTTCTAAGAGGTGGATTCATTTTATGATTTTCATTTTCTACTGCCATTTCATTTAACAGCAAGTGATGTGCAGTTACTTCTCCACTGCAGTCGACTCCCATTGCCTTATATTCTTTTAAATACTGTACACTTTTTTTCGCACTCATATGGCACACATGATAGCGTACACCTACTTCTTTTGCTAAATCCAGATCTCTTTTTAACTGTGCATATTCACATGCACTTGGTATACCTATTAATCCCAGTTCTTTATTTCGAATTCCTTCATGCATACATGCTTTTGGTGCACGATAACGCATATCTTCTGTATGGGCTACAATCATGCCATCAACTTTTTTACAAGCTTCCATTGCCTGTTTCATCATAGCAGCAGTTGCAACACCAACTCCATCATCACTAAAAGCATGAATTCCTAACTTGGATAATTCTTCCATATCGCTAAGTTCTTTGCTTGCTTCTGCTTTAGTAATCGTTCCATAAGGAATCACATGAACCAGCGCATCCTGTTCAATCTTTTTTTGATAAGCCTTCATCGTTTCCGCATTATCTGGAAAAGGAAGAACATTTGGCATTGCCATGATAGTCGTAAATCCTCCATGAGCTGCCGCTTTTGTACCAGTAGAAATTGTTTCTTTATGTTCATGTCCTGGTTCACGTAAATGTACATGAACATCAATAAGTCCAGGCAGTAACAGTTTCCCCTGTGCATCGATTACTTCTTTATCAAAGTTTTCTATATGTTTTTGGATATCTTTAATTTTACCATCTTCCACTAAGACATCCATGAACTCTGTTTCATTATCATGCATCAAGATTTTTGCATTTTGAATTAGTGTTTGCATACGTATTCTCCTATTTATCAAAAGGTTTATAACCCATGGCACGTTTAATTACAGCTTTTCTTACAAGAACACCATTGCTCATCTGTTTAAAGATACGACTATTTCCCGCTTCTACCAAATCAGAATCGATTTCTACTCCACGATTCACTGGAGCTGGGTGCATAATGATAGCATGTGGCTTCATACGTGCTGCACGCTCTTTTGTCAACCCATATTTTACCAGGTATTCTTCCTTGCTCATTTTCATTGTATCTGCATGTCTTTCATGCTGAATACGAAGCATCATCACAACATCTGCCCATGCAACGGCTTCATCAATATCACGATAGTTTTCATCATGTTCACACCATTCAGCTGGTCCGCTAAACACAACTTCTCCGCCAAGCATATCCATAGCTTCTTTAATACTATTCGCAACACGAGAGTGTTTGATATCGCCAATAACAGCAACCTTAATTCCTTCAAAAGTATTAAACTCCTGATAAATCGTTAATAAATCCAGCAGACACTGTGTAGGATGGTTTCCACATCCATCTCCCGCGTTTAAAATAGGAATGTTAATATTTTCCAGTTCTTTGAAATACTCGTCTTTTTTATGACGAATAACCACAGCATCAAAACCAATGCTTTCAAATGTCTTTACGGTATCATAAAGACTTTCTCCTTTTTCTACACTGCTTCCTTGCGCTGTAAAATTTTCTACGCAGGCACCTAATTGATGCTGTGCAGATGCAAAGGAATAATGTGTTCTCGTGCTTGGCTCAAAAAAAAGATTAGCAATCAACACTTTATTAGGAAATTGCCAATCCGATTGAGAACAGGAAAAAGCCATTGCATCCTGCAGAATATCAAAAATTTCTTCTTTAGATAAATCACGAATTCTAAGCAAACTATGTTCATTCATACGCCAGACCTCCCAGGCTACAAAAAAAGCCCTTTTTGCATACAAAAGGACCTTGTAAAATTCACGCATTGTTATGTATTCCTTCATAACCTCTCTGGATTATTTTAAAGGGCCTTTTCATTCTTTAATATTTTACCACATATATAAAAGAATACAAGATTTTTTTAAGCATTCCCTTACGAAAATCTAACGTTCGAAAGATATCTTACATATTTGTTCTGCATAGACACAATATATTTTTCAACAAAGTTATTTCTAACTTTTCCCTTACATATTTCTGTTTTTTATTATGCTCAATGATGAATTGTGCTTCCTCTTTTTTCATATCAATATGAAGAAAAAATTGGCTTTCCTGATAAGGATACAACACTTTATCTATAAGAATTCCTTTTTCTTTTATTTGAAGCGAAAACAAATGTTTTTCTTTTACTATATCCAACACATCATCCTGCATATAAACTTTCACAAATGAAGAAAAAACTTGTGGAAACTCTTTATTTATCTGCTCTATCAAACGCTTTTTCTGTTTTTGCATAGAGGCTTCCTGTTTTTCTTTTTTACGCAAATATATTTGTTTTACACCTTCATGATGGATTTCATCTTTGTGTAAATACGCTTTATGTAAATGCATCAAATCAAGTGCATCACTCAATGCATTATGATCCACTTCCCCTTTTTGTCCATAAGCTAGCTTCATATCATCTAACGACAAGGTTGCAGATAAAACCTCTCCATTCCATAGTACTTGTTTAGACATCGTTTTCTGCAAATCTTTCATATCTTCAAATAGTTTTGTTTTTACATTGCTGCGTCGTGCATTTTCCAGTAAAGTCCTTTGATCATCCGGTCCAAACCCATACAATAAAATTCCTTCTTCTTTTCGTCTATGCTGCTCTATCCATAAAAAGAAATGTTTCATGACCAAAGAAAATGACTCTGCACTTAAGATTTCTTTATCTGATAGTTTTGTCATTCGTTTCACAACAGGAGTCAAGCGCTTAAAACCTGTCGGTCTTACCAATTCATAAAAACGATCTATTTCTACCAGTTCACTATCCAGCATTACAGCACCAATACTAATAATTGACTGCACATAACGCCCTTCCTGTTTAATTGCATCAAATTCTGTATCTACGTATATATGTAACATATAAAACCATCCTTATACGCTCCATTATAGAAATTTTTTCATAGAAATGCAACAAACTCTTTTTCATAAACTGCTTATTTGATTTTCGTATAAATATAGAAACTTCCTGCACACCCCAGCAAAAATACTACCCATACAATAGTCTGTGAAACAATATCTCTTATATTTACATCTCTTTTTTTCTCTAATCGTATATGTACTATATTTTGATTATCATCCGTTATATGAAATGTAAATTCTGTTTTGTTCATATTATAAATTGATAAATTTTCCATCAGTCGAATGGTAAATTCTCCTTTTTCAAGTTCATAAAAATACAATTTTCCCTGCGAATCACTTTTTTCCATTGACAGCAACTTACCTTCATCATCATATATACCAAACATCGTATCTTTTATAACATTTCCTTCTTTATCTTCTACATATACGATCATAGAAGTTTCTTCATTACTCTCTGCTGCGTAAATTGATAAACATGTAAACATCATAATTACTAAAATAAAAAAACATCGTTTCATCTTTTCACCTCACATCATTGTATGCGATGAAAAGATTGATTTTCCCTTTTCTCATAAATTTGTATAACGTTTTCTCCTTCTTTCATATAGTATAAAGAGAGGAGATGAAATATGATGACAGACTATGTAATCGAAAAAGGAGATATTGGAATTGGTGTAAACAAACTTCAGGCTTATTTAAATATGATGCAGGAAAAAGGCTATATTCAAACCAGCAACCTGCAAGATGGTGTATTTGGAAATCGCACAGTTGCGGCTGTAAAAGAATGGCAGCAGTATGCAAATCTTCCTATGAGTGGAATCATTGATGAAAAAACATGGGATTCTCTTATTAATAAATTAAGAGAAATGCAAATTATAACCAATATTCCTTTAGCTTCCAGAAGCTATTTTTTATCAAATGGACAACAGG encodes:
- the pyrE gene encoding orotate phosphoribosyltransferase, encoding MNVEKKIAKNLLDIKAVSLRPNEPFTWASGIKSPIYCDNRLVLSYPEKRTAVVEGFVELIKKEYPEAEILMGTATAGISWAALVADKMELPMGYVRSSNKDHGKGNKIEGNLPKGAKVVIVEDLISTGGSVKGVVEALREAGAEVLGVVAIFTYLLPASTQLFTSINCDFKTLSNYDVLVEVAKEMDYIQESDMEKLLAWKQDPNDESWMNK
- the pyrF gene encoding orotidine-5'-phosphate decarboxylase, with product MSRTIVALDFSKKEDVLNFLDKFDKPIYVKVGMELTYAFGFEMIREIKARGHKIFLDLKLHDIPNTVKNGMKNLAKLDVDIVNLHAAGGSAMMKAAMEGLEEGAVNGKRPLCIAVTQLTSTSQEAMNEELLIPGNVKDVVISYAKLAKESGLDGVVCSVHEAKGIHEACGNDFLTVTPGIRLAEDSKDDQKRVATPAFAKEEGCDYIVVGRSITKSEDPYKTYNEIEAIMEGK
- a CDS encoding dihydroorotate dehydrogenase; this translates as MDISVKLPGLNLKNPIIPASGCFGFGREYAELYDLSILGGIAIKSATLEKRFGNPLPRVAETPMGMLNAIGLANPGVDVIKEKELPWLAQFDTEIMANIAGSKEEDYVEVIRRLNDSPVVKAYELNISCPNVKHGGIGLGTDPKLAAHVTRICKEAAEKPVYVKLSPNVTNIVEIAKAVEEAGADGIVMINTMMGMRLDLRTGKPVLANVTGGLSGPAIKPVAIRMVYQVAQAVNIPIIGVGGITCAEDVLEFLLAGASAVEVGMQNFVDPYCCVKIIEELPKVLEKYGYNSVKDAVGRSFR
- a CDS encoding dihydroorotate dehydrogenase electron transfer subunit; the protein is MMEKKTTMQEERVKILSNTNIAKDTWRMELSADMAKDMKPGQFVNIKIDGFMLRRPISISSVEDHKFVIVYKVVGDGTKKLSMMHANHYLDVFGPLGSSYPLHEEEDEILIIGGGVGVPPLYELAKQYRRMNKKVYVVLGFNDADSVFYEEEFKALGCDVSVATMDGSYGIKGTVIDAIKEKDIKADFTCSCGPRAMLKAVEEKYTRGYMSFEARMACGIGACMACVAKDKKEENMYHRICKEGPVFPIGKVEY
- a CDS encoding dihydroorotase; translation: MQTLIQNAKILMHDNETEFMDVLVEDGKIKDIQKHIENFDKEVIDAQGKLLLPGLIDVHVHLREPGHEHKETISTGTKAAAHGGFTTIMAMPNVLPFPDNAETMKAYQKKIEQDALVHVIPYGTITKAEASKELSDMEELSKLGIHAFSDDGVGVATAAMMKQAMEACKKVDGMIVAHTEDMRYRAPKACMHEGIRNKELGLIGIPSACEYAQLKRDLDLAKEVGVRYHVCHMSAKKSVQYLKEYKAMGVDCSGEVTAHHLLLNEMAVENENHKMNPPLRSEEDRQSLIQGLLDGTIDMIANDHAPHSEEEKSRGMELSPFGIVALETAFPLLYTKFVKEEKLFTMQQLIHWMSEAPAKRFRMEHKGKIEVGYDADLILVDTDTYKTIDKREFYSKGKNTPFDGISCTGWIEKTFIMGECVYDAKKGMRK
- a CDS encoding aspartate carbamoyltransferase catalytic subunit, giving the protein MNEHSLLRIRDLSKEEIFDILQDAMAFSCSQSDWQFPNKVLIANLFFEPSTRTHYSFASAQHQLGACVENFTAQGSSVEKGESLYDTVKTFESIGFDAVVIRHKKDEYFKELENINIPILNAGDGCGNHPTQCLLDLLTIYQEFNTFEGIKVAVIGDIKHSRVANSIKEAMDMLGGEVVFSGPAEWCEHDENYRDIDEAVAWADVVMMLRIQHERHADTMKMSKEEYLVKYGLTKERAARMKPHAIIMHPAPVNRGVEIDSDLVEAGNSRIFKQMSNGVLVRKAVIKRAMGYKPFDK
- a CDS encoding exonuclease domain-containing protein, whose protein sequence is MLHIYVDTEFDAIKQEGRYVQSIISIGAVMLDSELVEIDRFYELVRPTGFKRLTPVVKRMTKLSDKEILSAESFSLVMKHFFLWIEQHRRKEEGILLYGFGPDDQRTLLENARRSNVKTKLFEDMKDLQKTMSKQVLWNGEVLSATLSLDDMKLAYGQKGEVDHNALSDALDLMHLHKAYLHKDEIHHEGVKQIYLRKKEKQEASMQKQKKRLIEQINKEFPQVFSSFVKVYMQDDVLDIVKEKHLFSLQIKEKGILIDKVLYPYQESQFFLHIDMKKEEAQFIIEHNKKQKYVREKLEITLLKNILCLCRTNM
- a CDS encoding SpaA isopeptide-forming pilin-related protein — protein: MKRCFFILVIMMFTCLSIYAAESNEETSMIVYVEDKEGNVIKDTMFGIYDDEGKLLSMEKSDSQGKLYFYELEKGEFTIRLMENLSIYNMNKTEFTFHITDDNQNIVHIRLEKKRDVNIRDIVSQTIVWVVFLLGCAGSFYIYTKIK
- a CDS encoding peptidoglycan-binding domain-containing protein; its protein translation is MMTDYVIEKGDIGIGVNKLQAYLNMMQEKGYIQTSNLQDGVFGNRTVAAVKEWQQYANLPMSGIIDEKTWDSLINKLREMQIITNIPLASRSYFLSNGQQGLSVFKMQEYLNEIAAVNKCLRPIPIDGLYGPMTVTAVQQFQYLYDLKIDGIIGKVTWDSIINERNALPF